A portion of the Terriglobia bacterium genome contains these proteins:
- a CDS encoding DUF3488 and transglutaminase-like domain-containing protein, with the protein MKSRADVYFQTSVNLLLAVGFFTLASTGRVDFPSILVFSLAYSVYLYLGLKRRSFHLPAERVSLFSKVYIAVFLLDMAWLSRSFVEAAIHLLIFIQILKFFSEKKDKDYFYLIGIAFMELLAAAAMTINASFFVAFLAFLTLVISTLTSFEIKRSQQELSAGAPRKADDGAARLVAAPIRPRRLYGALAAASATLSIGIVASAVLFFFALPRVGAGFFSRLNSPTQSLTGFSTTVQFGSVGSLKKNLSIVMRVKVEGDPRQFEGVKWRGIALNWFIGNSWRRSLEIDPGKLSRDASASYHVLPEQIPPPHRLVRYQVFLEPISTEVLFAAARARAIQIQAQVRMNKGDSFVMIRQPYTRIRYDAVSDIGPPPATTLRQAGTDYPPDFGEDYLALPAIDPRIPDLAMRMTRGDTNNYDRARSVERYLRENFGYTLDLPAVREDDPIAQFLFVTRRGHCEYFASSMAILLRTLGIPSRVVNGFQTGEYNAIGGDFIVRQADAHSWVEVFFPGYGWVAFDPTPAVAPTVQSTAWITLNHYLDALELFWINWIVGYDAFHQVTLFQGLQGKALSFKNAMEQIWLAWTTAFSSYLRTALFSAQPFSGQPRLWERGGRSFLWGGGGLLILLGAWGIWRLVRHRRLVRSPQPHLVTEIFSQWLKTLARRGFHRHPNQTPMEFSQSIGDARIRAVAVELAMLYNALRYDPSRLNAQTFLAFRSRLQFERSNL; encoded by the coding sequence ATGAAATCGCGCGCAGATGTCTATTTCCAAACCTCTGTGAACCTCCTGCTCGCGGTCGGCTTCTTCACCCTGGCGTCGACGGGCCGAGTGGACTTTCCCTCAATCCTGGTCTTTTCGCTGGCGTACTCGGTCTATTTGTATCTCGGTCTGAAACGACGATCCTTCCACCTGCCGGCTGAGCGCGTCTCCCTCTTTTCCAAGGTCTACATCGCGGTCTTTCTCCTGGATATGGCGTGGCTCTCCCGGTCTTTCGTGGAAGCTGCCATCCACCTTCTCATCTTCATTCAGATTCTGAAGTTCTTCTCCGAGAAGAAGGACAAGGATTATTTCTACTTGATCGGAATTGCCTTCATGGAATTGTTGGCCGCGGCCGCCATGACCATCAATGCATCGTTTTTCGTGGCCTTCCTAGCCTTTTTGACGCTGGTCATATCCACCCTGACCAGCTTCGAAATCAAACGTTCCCAGCAGGAACTGAGCGCCGGGGCCCCCCGGAAGGCCGACGACGGGGCTGCCCGCCTGGTTGCAGCCCCCATCAGACCCCGTCGTTTGTACGGGGCCCTGGCTGCGGCCTCCGCCACGTTGAGCATCGGGATTGTTGCCTCTGCCGTCCTGTTTTTCTTTGCTCTGCCTCGCGTGGGAGCAGGTTTTTTCAGCCGGTTGAATTCCCCGACGCAATCCCTGACAGGGTTCTCGACCACGGTTCAGTTCGGTTCGGTCGGCTCTCTAAAGAAGAACCTGTCGATTGTGATGCGGGTAAAGGTGGAGGGCGACCCGCGCCAATTCGAGGGGGTGAAGTGGCGAGGCATCGCCTTGAACTGGTTTATCGGAAACTCCTGGCGCCGAAGTCTTGAAATTGATCCGGGAAAATTGTCGCGGGACGCCAGCGCCAGCTACCATGTTCTTCCGGAGCAAATCCCACCGCCTCACCGCCTTGTCCGTTATCAGGTCTTCCTGGAACCGATCTCCACCGAAGTGCTGTTTGCGGCAGCCCGGGCCCGGGCCATCCAGATCCAGGCGCAAGTGCGGATGAACAAGGGCGATTCTTTTGTGATGATACGCCAGCCGTACACTCGCATCCGTTATGACGCCGTCTCCGATATCGGTCCCCCTCCGGCCACAACACTCCGTCAGGCGGGCACGGATTATCCCCCGGACTTTGGAGAAGATTATCTGGCTCTCCCGGCGATCGACCCCCGAATTCCTGATTTGGCCATGAGGATGACGCGGGGGGACACCAACAACTACGATCGCGCCCGGAGTGTCGAACGATACTTGAGGGAGAATTTTGGATACACACTGGATTTGCCTGCCGTGCGAGAGGACGATCCGATCGCCCAATTCTTGTTCGTGACCCGTCGAGGGCACTGTGAATACTTCGCGTCCTCGATGGCCATCCTATTGCGGACCCTGGGAATCCCCTCTCGAGTGGTCAATGGTTTTCAGACCGGGGAATACAATGCAATCGGAGGGGATTTTATTGTCCGGCAGGCGGATGCCCACAGTTGGGTGGAGGTGTTCTTTCCAGGATATGGCTGGGTGGCGTTCGATCCTACCCCGGCGGTGGCACCGACCGTACAATCCACCGCCTGGATCACCTTGAATCATTATCTCGACGCCCTGGAGTTGTTCTGGATCAATTGGATTGTGGGGTACGATGCCTTCCATCAGGTCACGCTGTTTCAAGGTCTCCAGGGCAAGGCCCTGTCCTTCAAGAACGCCATGGAACAAATCTGGTTGGCTTGGACGACGGCCTTCTCGAGTTATTTGCGTACGGCCTTGTTCTCGGCTCAACCATTTTCCGGACAACCGCGCCTGTGGGAGCGGGGGGGACGATCGTTTCTGTGGGGAGGGGGCGGACTGCTCATTCTCCTCGGGGCATGGGGGATATGGCGCCTGGTACGCCACCGCCGGCTCGTCCGGTCGCCTCAACCCCATCTGGTCACAGAGATCTTCTCACAGTGGTTAAAGACACTCGCTCGCCGCGGATTCCATCGCCACCCCAACCAGACACCCATGGAGTTTTCGCAGTCGATCGGTGACGCGCGAATTCGCGCGGTGGCAGTTGAACTCGCCATGCTTTACAATGCGCTGCGGTACGATCCGTCCCGCCTAAATGCCCAGACATTTCTTGCTTTCAGGTCAAGACTCCAATTCGAAAGAAGCAACCTGTGA
- a CDS encoding uracil-DNA glycosylase: MFASSVPPPQTGSLFSPVEPSTRQETLDEIRSDLGDCQRCKLAPLRKHIVFGTGHPRAALMFVGEAPGADEDEQGLPFVGRAGQLLTKIIEAISLKREDVYICNVIKCRPPENRAPERDEIDSCEPFLSRQIQSVRPKVIVCLGSPAMQTLLKIKTGITQIRGQWLDYNGIKLMATFHPAYCLRWPDKKREVWEDMKKVRDYLRFVNAL; the protein is encoded by the coding sequence ATGTTTGCCAGCTCGGTTCCCCCTCCCCAAACCGGTTCCCTGTTCTCGCCGGTTGAACCCTCAACCCGGCAAGAAACACTTGATGAAATCCGCTCCGATCTCGGCGACTGCCAGCGATGCAAGCTGGCGCCGCTCCGGAAGCATATTGTGTTCGGCACCGGGCACCCCCGGGCCGCACTGATGTTTGTGGGAGAGGCGCCAGGCGCTGATGAAGATGAACAGGGACTGCCCTTCGTCGGACGCGCGGGTCAACTGCTGACGAAGATCATTGAAGCCATCAGTCTCAAGCGCGAGGATGTATACATCTGCAATGTCATCAAGTGTCGTCCTCCGGAGAACCGCGCTCCTGAGCGGGATGAAATCGACTCCTGCGAGCCTTTCTTGAGCCGGCAGATCCAATCGGTCCGGCCCAAGGTAATTGTATGTCTGGGTTCCCCCGCCATGCAGACCTTGCTCAAAATCAAGACGGGGATCACGCAGATACGAGGTCAGTGGTTGGATTACAACGGAATCAAGCTGATGGCGACTTTTCACCCTGCGTACTGCTTGCGCTGGCCTGACAAGAAGCGCGAGGTGTGGGAAGACATGAAGAAGGTGCGTGACTATCTGAGATTTGTGAACGCCTTGTAG